In the Solibacillus sp. FSL K6-1523 genome, one interval contains:
- the yqeH gene encoding ribosome biogenesis GTPase YqeH, with translation MNEMPQCIGCGAGIQTEDTNALGYAPPSSLEKEMVICQRCFRLKNYNEIQPVSLTDDDFLRILNGLGTQQGLIVKIVDIFDFNGSWLPGLHRFVGNNPVLLVANKADLLPKSVKEKKVINWLKREAKALGLQPIDVKLVSAHKGQGMADVIEAIEEYRRGKDVYVVGCTNVGKSTFINRIIKQVTGEGEIITTSHFPGTTLDMIGIPLDDGASLYDTPGIINHHQMAHHIDASELKYIMPKKELKPKVYQQNAGQTLFIGALARFDFIQGERAAFTVHVANDLPIHRTKLDRADTLYAEHKGELLAPPTAAHIDKLPELVRHEFSIKEAKTDVVFSGLGWITVQNANVVVAAYAPRGVEVFIRPSLI, from the coding sequence ATGAATGAAATGCCACAATGTATTGGCTGTGGAGCAGGTATTCAAACAGAGGATACAAATGCGCTAGGTTATGCGCCACCCTCTTCATTAGAAAAGGAAATGGTCATTTGTCAGCGCTGTTTTCGTTTAAAAAATTACAATGAAATCCAACCAGTAAGTTTAACAGATGATGATTTTTTACGTATTTTAAATGGTCTTGGAACACAGCAAGGTCTTATCGTAAAAATTGTTGATATTTTTGATTTTAACGGTAGCTGGTTACCTGGATTACACCGTTTTGTCGGCAACAATCCAGTTTTATTAGTAGCGAATAAGGCAGATTTATTGCCGAAATCCGTCAAGGAAAAGAAAGTGATTAATTGGTTAAAGCGTGAAGCGAAAGCATTAGGCCTACAACCGATTGATGTGAAGCTTGTATCTGCTCATAAAGGGCAAGGAATGGCAGATGTCATTGAAGCGATTGAAGAATATCGCCGCGGTAAAGATGTGTATGTCGTAGGTTGTACAAATGTTGGGAAATCGACGTTTATTAACCGCATTATTAAGCAAGTAACGGGTGAGGGAGAAATTATTACAACGTCTCACTTCCCAGGTACAACGCTTGATATGATTGGAATTCCATTAGACGATGGTGCATCACTTTACGATACACCAGGAATTATTAATCATCACCAAATGGCCCATCACATTGACGCTAGTGAATTAAAATACATTATGCCGAAAAAAGAATTAAAGCCAAAAGTGTATCAGCAAAACGCTGGTCAAACATTATTCATCGGTGCATTAGCGCGTTTTGATTTTATTCAAGGCGAGCGCGCGGCATTTACCGTGCATGTAGCAAATGATTTACCAATTCACCGAACAAAGCTAGACCGTGCAGATACACTTTATGCTGAACATAAAGGTGAGCTTTTAGCACCACCAACTGCTGCCCATATTGACAAGTTACCTGAACTTGTACGCCATGAGTTTTCGATTAAAGAAGCGAAAACGGATGTCGTGTTCTCTGGTTTAGGCTGGATTACCGTGCAAAATGCGAATGTTGTTGTGGCAGCATATGCACCTAGAGGGGTAGAAGTATTTATTCGTCCGTCATTAATCTAA
- the mtnN gene encoding 5'-methylthioadenosine/S-adenosylhomocysteine nucleosidase: MKIAVIGAMEQEVELLRGALQNIETITIANSEYTTGTYDGKDVVLLKSGIGKVNAAMSTTILLQQFKPDVVINTGSAGGFDTALEVGAIVISDEVRHHDVDVTIFGYEIGQMAGMPAAYKSDAKLMEVAKQAVTAVGEHQYGVGLICSGDVFMSNPQRVEAVREDFPTMKAVEMEAAAVAQVCHQFDTPFVVIRALSDIAGKESNISFEEFLPVAAKHSTEIVLKAITIL; encoded by the coding sequence ATGAAAATTGCTGTAATCGGTGCTATGGAACAAGAAGTAGAATTATTACGTGGGGCATTGCAAAATATCGAAACAATCACGATTGCTAATAGTGAATATACGACGGGTACATACGATGGCAAGGACGTTGTGTTATTAAAAAGTGGGATTGGTAAAGTAAATGCCGCGATGTCTACAACGATTTTATTACAACAGTTCAAACCAGATGTGGTGATCAATACAGGGTCTGCTGGTGGTTTTGATACAGCTTTAGAAGTGGGTGCGATTGTTATTTCTGATGAAGTTCGTCATCATGATGTAGACGTTACGATATTTGGCTATGAAATTGGTCAAATGGCGGGTATGCCAGCTGCTTATAAATCAGATGCTAAGTTAATGGAAGTTGCTAAGCAAGCTGTTACGGCGGTAGGAGAGCATCAATACGGAGTTGGCTTAATTTGCTCTGGAGACGTATTTATGAGCAATCCACAGCGTGTAGAAGCTGTACGTGAAGATTTCCCAACAATGAAGGCGGTCGAAATGGAAGCGGCTGCCGTTGCACAAGTATGTCATCAGTTTGATACGCCATTTGTTGTCATTCGTGCTTTATCGGATATCGCTGGTAAAGAATCAAACATTAGTTTTGAAGAATTTTTACCTGTAGCGGCAAAACATTCGACTGAAATTGTTCTAAAAGCGATTACAATTCTATAA
- a CDS encoding phosphatidylserine decarboxylase, producing the protein MKEKLYQSLIELSNGKTSSKILQLAVQSVISKKLIRNYSNLYEINLEEVSKSTEQFSSLHDFFTRHLKEDARPIDQQVDCFSSPVDAKIEAFGEIVDGMTFTVKNKPYSLMDLLGNETQAKRYENGQYIVFYLSPADYHRIHSPIDGQVKRQYVLGRKSYPVNQMGLTFGKKPLSHNYRMISEIEYNSEQTTAFIKVGATFVNSIELTNVTTTWQKGEEVGYFTFGSTVVMLFEENAVQFNEQVVQGTMIKMGEAFATML; encoded by the coding sequence ATGAAAGAAAAATTATATCAAAGCTTAATAGAACTTTCTAATGGTAAAACATCTTCTAAAATTTTACAATTAGCAGTTCAATCTGTCATAAGTAAAAAGCTTATTCGAAACTATAGTAACTTATACGAAATTAACTTAGAAGAAGTTTCAAAATCTACCGAACAATTTTCAAGCTTGCATGATTTTTTTACGCGTCACCTAAAAGAAGATGCACGACCGATTGATCAGCAGGTAGATTGTTTTTCAAGTCCGGTTGATGCAAAAATTGAAGCATTCGGTGAAATTGTTGACGGGATGACGTTTACGGTGAAAAATAAACCGTATTCACTAATGGATTTGTTAGGAAATGAAACACAGGCAAAGCGATATGAAAACGGTCAATATATTGTATTTTATTTGAGTCCAGCTGATTATCATCGGATACATAGCCCGATTGATGGGCAAGTAAAGCGACAATACGTACTCGGACGAAAATCATATCCAGTCAATCAAATGGGTTTAACATTTGGTAAAAAACCATTGAGTCATAATTATCGTATGATTAGCGAAATTGAATATAATAGCGAGCAGACGACTGCATTTATAAAAGTAGGGGCAACATTTGTCAATTCAATTGAATTAACGAATGTGACAACGACTTGGCAAAAAGGCGAAGAAGTAGGTTATTTTACATTTGGTTCAACAGTTGTCATGCTATTTGAAGAAAATGCTGTGCAATTCAATGAACAAGTTGTACAAGGAACAATGATTAAAATGGGAGAAGCCTTCGCAACTATGCTATAA
- the greA gene encoding transcription elongation factor GreA — protein MSNEKQYPMTNEGKLKLEAELESLKTVKRPEVVERIKVARSFGDLSENSEYDSAKEEQGFVEGRISAIEHMLRNAVIITEDGTSNAVALGKTVTFDELIKGKRANFEESYIIVGSAEADPVEGKISNDSPIAKALMGRQVDDVVKLVTPGGEMEVVILEIK, from the coding sequence ATGTCAAACGAAAAACAGTACCCTATGACGAACGAGGGGAAACTAAAACTAGAAGCAGAATTAGAAAGCTTAAAAACAGTAAAACGTCCGGAAGTAGTAGAGCGTATTAAAGTAGCTCGTAGCTTTGGGGATTTATCGGAAAACTCTGAGTATGATTCGGCGAAAGAAGAGCAAGGATTTGTTGAAGGTCGTATTTCTGCAATTGAACATATGTTACGCAATGCTGTAATCATTACAGAAGATGGTACAAGCAATGCGGTTGCATTAGGAAAAACGGTTACTTTTGACGAATTAATTAAAGGGAAGCGCGCAAACTTTGAGGAAAGTTATATCATCGTTGGTTCAGCGGAAGCAGATCCAGTAGAAGGTAAAATTTCAAATGATTCACCAATTGCAAAAGCATTAATGGGTCGTCAAGTTGACGATGTTGTAAAACTAGTAACACCAGGTGGAGAGATGGAAGTTGTTATTTTAGAAATTAAATAA
- a CDS encoding O-methyltransferase encodes MELSDAYIASFISDRDELLLEMERFAQENHVPIMQLAGIESLNQLLRIQKPQSILEIGTAIGYSAIRMAQALPQCQIVTIERDEARVQHAKAFIARSAEANRIQVIEGDALEVELEEIPSTFDAVFIDAAKGQYLKFFEKYSPLVPSGGVLYIDNMYMHGLSDLDIKEVPRRKRTMIRNLKTFSDWIMAHPDYTSAFFPVGDGLLICLKR; translated from the coding sequence ATGGAATTATCAGATGCGTATATCGCTTCTTTCATATCGGATCGTGATGAATTACTGCTTGAAATGGAACGATTTGCACAGGAAAATCATGTGCCTATTATGCAATTAGCTGGTATTGAATCATTGAATCAATTACTGCGCATTCAAAAACCGCAAAGCATATTAGAAATCGGAACAGCAATCGGTTATTCGGCAATACGTATGGCACAAGCATTGCCACAATGTCAGATCGTGACGATTGAGCGAGATGAGGCCCGTGTTCAACATGCAAAAGCGTTTATCGCCAGGTCAGCAGAAGCAAATCGCATACAGGTAATTGAAGGTGATGCGTTAGAAGTAGAACTTGAAGAGATTCCATCTACTTTTGATGCCGTTTTTATTGATGCGGCGAAAGGCCAATACTTAAAGTTTTTCGAAAAATATTCACCGCTCGTACCATCGGGTGGCGTATTATATATCGATAATATGTATATGCACGGACTTTCAGACTTAGATATTAAAGAAGTACCGAGAAGAAAAAGAACGATGATCCGCAACTTAAAAACGTTTTCTGACTGGATTATGGCGCATCCGGATTATACGAGCGCATTTTTCCCAGTTGGCGATGGATTGTTAATTTGTTTGAAGAGGTGA
- a CDS encoding YqeG family HAD IIIA-type phosphatase, producing the protein MYNFLLPDEYVNSVLDITPEKLQQQGIRGIITDLDNTLVEWDRADATDELVQWFESMREAGIRIIIASNNNEERVKNFAEPHGIPFIHRAKKPLGGAYYAALVQLRLRRHEVVMLGDQLLTDVMGAKRQKLYTILVRPVAQSDGLVTKFNRFVERRVFNDLKRKGMKTW; encoded by the coding sequence TTGTATAATTTTTTACTACCAGATGAATATGTGAACAGTGTATTAGATATTACACCAGAAAAATTACAGCAACAAGGTATTCGTGGGATTATTACGGATTTAGATAATACGTTAGTGGAATGGGATCGTGCTGATGCAACCGATGAATTAGTCCAGTGGTTTGAATCAATGCGTGAGGCAGGGATTCGCATTATTATTGCATCGAATAATAATGAAGAGCGAGTAAAAAACTTTGCCGAGCCACACGGGATTCCATTTATCCACCGTGCCAAAAAACCATTAGGCGGGGCATATTATGCGGCGCTTGTCCAGTTACGTCTACGTCGACATGAAGTGGTCATGCTTGGAGATCAGCTTTTAACGGATGTAATGGGTGCAAAACGCCAAAAATTATATACGATTTTAGTGCGTCCAGTAGCACAATCAGACGGTCTTGTGACAAAATTTAATCGTTTTGTAGAACGACGTGTCTTCAATGATTTAAAGCGAAAAGGAATGAAAACTTGGTAA
- a CDS encoding YrrS family protein, with translation MERKRRFQTRAQYTEEKAKSSKFYKMDKMLNYLIAVVAILIVVTLGWLISRDGEPSDQAEQQQQVDKPSDEEVAQGDDGKEQSTKPIDEQDKDDEEQAVDSEQGDEPTDTVVTPSTDPNVKEVHTNASWLAYPTEQTGEHVSTFEKGHIDYEEKLKAIFSVLDIEQQNSIVWRVGNNGNAQSAIATVHSKDKEKIYRVSIEWVDNEGWKPIQYEVLNSLQ, from the coding sequence GTGGAACGAAAAAGACGTTTTCAAACACGAGCGCAATATACAGAAGAAAAGGCGAAATCATCCAAGTTTTACAAAATGGATAAAATGTTAAATTACTTAATTGCCGTAGTAGCAATTTTAATTGTTGTGACGCTCGGTTGGCTCATTTCTCGAGATGGAGAGCCTTCTGACCAAGCGGAACAGCAACAACAGGTAGACAAGCCCTCAGATGAGGAAGTAGCTCAAGGTGACGATGGTAAAGAGCAATCAACGAAACCAATCGACGAGCAAGATAAAGATGATGAAGAACAAGCAGTGGATTCCGAGCAAGGTGATGAACCGACAGATACAGTAGTGACACCTTCTACCGATCCTAACGTCAAAGAAGTGCACACGAATGCAAGTTGGCTAGCGTATCCGACAGAGCAAACAGGTGAGCATGTTTCTACTTTTGAAAAAGGACATATTGATTACGAAGAAAAACTGAAGGCCATTTTTAGTGTCCTTGATATTGAACAACAAAATAGTATTGTATGGAGAGTGGGAAATAACGGTAATGCGCAATCAGCAATTGCAACCGTCCATTCAAAAGATAAAGAAAAAATATACCGTGTCAGCATCGAATGGGTTGACAATGAAGGCTGGAAACCAATTCAGTATGAAGTGTTAAATTCATTACAATGA
- the sigK gene encoding RNA polymerase sporulation sigma factor SigK, whose protein sequence is MSAIVTSFLQLWLEIPALLGYLKGQAFYKPLSREEEAITIARFMEGDDQARIELIERNMRLVAHVVKKFHPSHELLDDYISIGTIGLMKAVSSYTPDKKTRLATYAARCIENEILMHLRSQKKVQKDVSLFEPIGTDKDGQSLQIRDLLQLEEPSAIDHIEQKEHFAQLYQYLNTLEPRELEIISYRYGLQNFEPLTQKEIAKHLNISRSYVSRIEKRALIKLYQQFKHNERMEP, encoded by the coding sequence TTGAGCGCTATAGTTACTTCTTTCCTTCAGCTTTGGCTTGAAATCCCCGCACTGCTTGGTTATTTAAAAGGGCAGGCATTTTATAAGCCACTTTCCCGTGAAGAAGAGGCCATCACAATTGCCCGCTTTATGGAGGGCGATGACCAAGCACGAATTGAATTAATTGAACGGAACATGCGGTTAGTTGCCCATGTCGTAAAAAAATTCCATCCATCCCACGAGCTCCTTGATGATTATATTTCCATTGGTACAATCGGATTAATGAAAGCCGTAAGCAGTTACACACCAGATAAGAAAACACGCCTCGCTACGTATGCAGCACGTTGTATTGAAAATGAAATATTAATGCATTTACGTTCGCAAAAAAAGGTACAAAAAGACGTGTCACTCTTTGAACCAATCGGCACCGATAAAGACGGGCAATCCCTCCAAATTCGTGATTTACTGCAGCTTGAAGAACCTTCCGCCATTGATCATATCGAGCAAAAAGAACATTTTGCACAGCTTTACCAATATTTAAATACACTGGAACCACGTGAATTGGAAATTATCTCTTACCGCTACGGACTACAAAATTTTGAACCGCTTACGCAAAAAGAAATTGCCAAACATTTAAATATTTCGAGAAGTTATGTTTCACGCATTGAAAAAAGGGCACTCATCAAGCTGTATCAACAGTTTAAGCATAATGAACGGATGGAGCCTTAG
- a CDS encoding peptidase U32 family protein has product MKKPELLVTPQSVEHIKALLQAGADAFVIGEQKFGLRLAGDFTVAQVEEATAIIHAAGKKVYVAVNAIFHNDRIDALDAYVLEMQRIGVDALLFGDPAVVMSAREQGITIPLHWSPETIATNWFQVNYWGERGSKRAVLARELSVDEVIEIKENTTHEIEVQVHGMTCMFQSKRSLLGNYFLYRDEAMEIENRKDQKNMFLHDKERKNKYPIYEDLNGTHIFSPNDMCIIEELNELFEAGIDSLKIDSVLHTFDYVVTVTNLYRQAIDAYFDQGEDAYEDIKTELFEQIEAIQPALRPLDTGFIYKETVY; this is encoded by the coding sequence GTGAAGAAACCAGAATTATTAGTAACGCCACAATCGGTGGAACATATAAAAGCATTACTACAAGCAGGTGCGGATGCATTTGTCATAGGTGAACAAAAATTTGGCCTACGTTTAGCTGGAGATTTTACAGTAGCACAAGTAGAAGAAGCAACGGCAATCATTCATGCTGCAGGTAAAAAAGTGTATGTCGCAGTAAACGCGATTTTCCATAATGACCGCATTGATGCATTAGACGCGTATGTGTTAGAAATGCAACGAATTGGCGTGGACGCATTATTATTCGGTGATCCAGCGGTTGTCATGTCGGCTCGTGAACAAGGTATTACGATTCCTCTACATTGGAGTCCTGAAACGATTGCTACAAACTGGTTCCAAGTAAACTATTGGGGTGAGCGTGGTAGTAAGCGTGCCGTATTAGCGCGTGAGCTTTCAGTGGATGAAGTGATTGAAATTAAAGAAAATACAACGCATGAAATCGAAGTGCAAGTGCACGGCATGACATGCATGTTCCAATCGAAGCGTTCATTGCTAGGGAACTATTTCTTATATCGCGATGAAGCAATGGAAATTGAAAACCGTAAAGACCAAAAAAATATGTTCTTACATGACAAAGAGCGTAAAAATAAATACCCAATTTATGAAGATTTAAATGGTACACACATCTTCTCACCAAATGATATGTGCATTATCGAAGAATTAAATGAATTATTCGAAGCAGGTATTGATTCGTTGAAAATTGATAGTGTTCTTCACACATTTGACTATGTCGTAACGGTAACGAATTTATATCGTCAAGCAATCGATGCTTACTTTGACCAAGGTGAAGATGCATACGAGGACATTAAAACTGAGTTATTTGAGCAAATTGAGGCCATTCAGCCAGCTTTACGCCCACTGGACACAGGATTCATCTATAAAGAAACAGTATACTAG
- the mltG gene encoding endolytic transglycosylase MltG, translating into MFKKMKDRKGEIKIVRKIVLVVALIALILLAIGGYFAYSYISSALKPVNPESDIKIEIEIPMGSGITLISKILEEHKIVQDARVFKYYTKFKNESEFQAGNYSLTQSMTLDEIIESLKTGRVYREPVFTVTIPEGLTLEQVSKIIEKNTQHKAADFMKKVTDEAYIKQLMVDYPDLLTEAIFGENVRFALEGYLYPATYSFFEENPSLDEIIKKMLSATDSIISEFESVLIEKEMSVHELLTFASLLEEEATAKTDRETIASVFFNRMAIDMMLQTDPTVLYALGSHKDRVLYEDLEVENAYNTYKNVGLPPGPIAGAGKSSIEATLNPSQTDYLFFLADKEGTNHFAKTYEEHLVNIEKYLR; encoded by the coding sequence ATGTTTAAAAAAATGAAAGATAGAAAGGGAGAAATTAAAATCGTGCGAAAAATTGTATTAGTTGTCGCGCTTATTGCTCTCATTCTACTTGCAATTGGCGGCTACTTTGCCTATAGCTATATATCTTCTGCATTGAAACCAGTAAATCCAGAATCAGATATAAAAATTGAAATTGAAATTCCGATGGGGTCTGGTATTACTTTAATTTCGAAAATTTTAGAAGAGCATAAAATCGTTCAAGATGCGCGCGTTTTTAAATATTATACGAAATTTAAAAATGAATCCGAATTCCAGGCTGGTAATTATTCATTAACACAGTCAATGACACTTGACGAAATTATTGAAAGTTTAAAAACTGGACGAGTTTATCGTGAGCCTGTATTTACAGTAACTATCCCGGAAGGCTTAACATTAGAGCAAGTTTCGAAAATCATCGAAAAAAATACGCAACATAAAGCAGCTGATTTTATGAAAAAAGTGACAGATGAAGCGTATATTAAGCAACTAATGGTCGATTATCCTGATTTATTAACAGAAGCGATTTTTGGCGAAAACGTCCGCTTTGCACTGGAAGGGTATTTATATCCAGCGACCTATTCTTTCTTTGAAGAAAACCCAAGCTTGGACGAAATTATTAAAAAGATGTTAAGTGCGACGGATTCAATTATTTCTGAATTCGAATCGGTACTAATTGAAAAAGAGATGTCTGTACATGAGCTACTAACATTTGCTTCCTTATTAGAAGAAGAAGCGACAGCGAAAACCGACCGTGAAACAATCGCGAGTGTTTTCTTTAACCGAATGGCCATTGATATGATGCTGCAGACGGACCCGACTGTACTTTACGCACTCGGCTCGCACAAGGATCGTGTATTGTATGAAGATTTAGAAGTAGAGAATGCCTATAATACGTATAAAAACGTAGGCTTGCCACCAGGACCAATTGCAGGTGCCGGGAAGTCTTCAATCGAGGCAACATTAAATCCATCACAAACGGACTATTTATTCTTCTTAGCGGATAAGGAAGGCACGAATCATTTTGCCAAAACCTATGAAGAACACTTAGTAAATATTGAGAAGTATTTACGCTAA
- a CDS encoding peptidase U32 family protein produces the protein MLQLIQNEKIRSTVDGQTVITKKPELLAPAGSLEKLKVAVHYGADAVFIGGQEFGLRSNAGNFTIDEMKEGVEFAEKYGAVIYVTTNIFAHNENMDGLEEYLQDIEGAGVKGIIVADPLIIETCKKVAPKLEIHLSTQQSLSNWKAVKYWKDEGLERVVLAREVGGEEMLKMKEKVDVEIEAFVHGAMCIAYSGRCTLSNHMTARDSNRGGCCQSCRWDYDLYENNDGEEVALFNEGEAPFAMSPKDLKLIESIPHMIELGIDSLKVEGRMKSIHYVATVISVYRKVIDAYCADPINFKIKKEWLEELARCANRAAASSFFEGEPSYKQQMFGFHSHKMKWDFAGLVLDYDADTQMVTLEQRNYFKPGDTIEFFGPNMETFEQTVGQLWDEKGEELDVARHPLQIVKFKVEQPVTELDMMRKENK, from the coding sequence ATGCTTCAATTAATTCAAAACGAAAAAATCCGTTCAACAGTAGACGGTCAAACAGTTATTACGAAAAAACCAGAGCTATTAGCACCTGCGGGTAGTTTAGAAAAATTAAAAGTAGCTGTGCATTACGGAGCAGATGCTGTATTTATTGGTGGACAAGAATTCGGTTTACGTTCTAATGCAGGCAACTTCACGATTGACGAAATGAAAGAAGGCGTTGAATTCGCCGAAAAATATGGTGCAGTCATTTATGTAACGACGAATATTTTTGCGCACAATGAAAATATGGACGGCCTTGAAGAATATTTACAAGATATTGAAGGTGCTGGTGTAAAGGGAATTATCGTAGCGGACCCTTTAATTATCGAAACATGTAAAAAAGTTGCACCAAAACTAGAAATCCACCTTTCGACACAGCAATCATTATCGAACTGGAAAGCTGTGAAGTACTGGAAGGATGAAGGTTTAGAGCGTGTTGTACTTGCCCGTGAAGTGGGTGGGGAAGAAATGCTGAAAATGAAAGAAAAAGTAGATGTTGAAATCGAGGCATTCGTACACGGTGCAATGTGTATTGCGTACTCAGGTCGCTGTACATTGTCGAACCATATGACAGCGCGTGACTCGAATCGAGGCGGTTGTTGCCAATCTTGCCGTTGGGACTATGATTTATATGAAAACAATGACGGGGAAGAAGTAGCATTGTTTAATGAAGGTGAAGCACCATTCGCCATGAGTCCGAAAGATTTAAAATTAATCGAATCAATTCCACATATGATTGAGCTTGGCATTGATTCATTAAAAGTAGAAGGACGTATGAAATCAATTCACTACGTAGCAACGGTTATTTCTGTATACCGTAAAGTCATTGATGCTTACTGCGCGGACCCTATCAACTTTAAAATTAAAAAAGAATGGTTGGAAGAACTAGCGCGCTGTGCAAACCGTGCTGCTGCGTCATCATTCTTTGAAGGCGAACCGAGCTACAAACAACAAATGTTCGGCTTCCATTCACATAAAATGAAGTGGGACTTCGCTGGTCTTGTGTTGGATTACGATGCGGACACACAAATGGTCACATTAGAGCAACGTAACTACTTCAAACCGGGAGATACAATTGAATTTTTCGGTCCAAACATGGAAACATTCGAACAAACTGTTGGACAACTTTGGGATGAAAAAGGCGAAGAGTTAGATGTTGCGCGCCACCCGTTACAAATTGTGAAATTTAAAGTCGAACAACCAGTGACAGAACTCGACATGATGCGAAAGGAGAATAAGTAA
- the pssA gene encoding CDP-diacylglycerol--serine O-phosphatidyltransferase encodes MFLLQKVDSTVKKMKANAANIITITNMSFGGAAIMATLNESYSYSVLLIFIAAFLDRYDGKVARKFNQESELGKQLDSMADIISFGVAPALLMYEMALTDYGVTGMMMAVMYIAAGALRLARFNVMDSTGYFVGLPITAAGTLLTFSFFFTEVISPMFYMILFPVLAILMVSTFTLKKV; translated from the coding sequence ATGTTTCTACTTCAAAAAGTCGATTCAACCGTAAAAAAAATGAAGGCAAATGCTGCCAATATTATTACAATTACAAATATGTCATTTGGTGGCGCTGCGATAATGGCTACACTAAATGAATCTTATAGTTATAGTGTATTATTAATATTTATCGCTGCATTTTTAGATCGTTATGATGGCAAGGTCGCACGCAAATTCAATCAAGAATCCGAGCTTGGGAAACAGCTCGATTCTATGGCCGATATTATTTCATTTGGCGTAGCACCTGCATTATTAATGTATGAGATGGCTTTAACTGATTACGGTGTTACGGGTATGATGATGGCTGTTATGTATATCGCAGCAGGAGCATTGCGCCTAGCACGTTTTAATGTCATGGATTCAACAGGCTACTTTGTTGGACTACCAATTACAGCAGCAGGTACATTGTTGACATTTTCATTCTTTTTTACAGAAGTGATCTCACCGATGTTTTACATGATTTTATTCCCAGTTTTAGCAATCTTAATGGTTAGTACATTCACATTAAAAAAAGTGTAA
- the udk gene encoding uridine kinase, with translation MKKRPVVIGIAGGSCSGKTSVTKAIYDVYREHSVVVIEQDYYYKDQSHMTFEQRLETNYDHPLAFDNDLLIEHIHTLLDYEAIEKPVYDYVNHTRSEEVITVEPQDVIIIEGILVLEDERLRNLMDIKLFVDTDSDLRIIRRIQRDIKERGRTADSVIEQYLTAVRPMHNMFIEPTKRYADVIIPEGGGNNVAIDLMVTKIKTILESNSIV, from the coding sequence ATGAAAAAGCGCCCAGTTGTTATCGGGATTGCAGGTGGTTCATGCTCGGGGAAAACGAGTGTAACGAAAGCCATTTACGATGTCTACCGTGAGCATTCAGTTGTTGTCATTGAACAAGATTATTATTATAAGGATCAAAGTCATATGACATTTGAGCAACGTCTTGAAACAAATTATGACCATCCTTTAGCTTTTGATAATGATTTATTAATTGAGCATATTCATACATTACTTGATTACGAAGCGATTGAAAAACCGGTCTACGATTACGTCAACCATACGCGTTCAGAAGAAGTGATTACCGTTGAACCACAGGATGTTATCATTATTGAAGGTATTCTCGTATTAGAAGATGAACGCCTACGTAATTTAATGGACATTAAGCTTTTTGTTGACACGGATTCAGATTTACGTATTATTCGTCGTATTCAACGTGATATTAAAGAGCGTGGACGTACGGCTGATTCGGTTATCGAACAATATTTAACAGCGGTTCGCCCAATGCATAATATGTTCATTGAACCAACAAAACGTTATGCAGATGTCATCATTCCAGAAGGTGGCGGAAACAACGTGGCAATTGATTTAATGGTCACAAAAATAAAAACAATTCTTGAATCTAATTCAATTGTGTAA